In a genomic window of Sarcophilus harrisii chromosome 4, mSarHar1.11, whole genome shotgun sequence:
- the LOC100932545 gene encoding centromere protein X-like encodes MEEEGPSFRKELVNKLLYLHFKDDRCKVSGDALQLMVEMLKIFVQEAAARAIRQAQAEDQEKVDIEQFEKVLPQLLLDF; translated from the coding sequence ATGGAGGAAGAGGGCCCCAGCTTTCGGAAGGAGCTGGTAAACAAGTTGCTGTACTTACACTTTAAAGATGACAGATGCAAAGTCAGTGGAGATGCTCTGCAGCTCATGGTGGAAATGCTGAAGATCTTTGTCCAAGAAGCTGCAGCTCGTGCAATAAGACAAGCCCAGGCTGAAGACCAGGAAAAAGTTGACATTGAACAGTTTGAGAAAGTGTTGCCACAGCTGCTTCTTGATTTTTAG